A section of the Hirschia baltica ATCC 49814 genome encodes:
- a CDS encoding response regulator has translation MPKQIGILIVEDDLKDQKFILRALNKADENLQIEIAKDAECALEVLKNGSNPRIIVTDLNMPGMGGRGLLDVLKSDDRFKNIPTIVLSTSENETDVDDSYSRKANAYMVKPDSVAGYQKVASLLNEFWLKEVKLPRASTN, from the coding sequence ATGCCAAAACAAATTGGGATACTAATAGTTGAAGATGATCTTAAAGACCAAAAATTCATCCTGCGAGCATTGAACAAAGCAGATGAAAATCTGCAAATTGAAATCGCTAAAGATGCTGAATGTGCTTTGGAAGTCCTAAAAAATGGAAGCAATCCGAGAATAATTGTTACAGATTTAAATATGCCAGGAATGGGCGGGCGCGGGTTGTTGGACGTTTTGAAGTCGGACGATCGCTTTAAAAATATACCGACGATTGTTCTTTCCACATCTGAAAATGAGACAGATGTTGATGACTCATACAGTCGTAAAGCTAACGCATATATGGTGAAACCGGATAGTGTGGCGGGATATCAAAAAGTAGCATCTCTATTAAATGAATTTTGGCTAAAAGAAGTTAAGCTACCAAGAGCTTCAACGAATTAA
- a CDS encoding Tex family protein, which yields MKNSSSVKNQTAQIIARELKVPDAKVLAAITLIEEGSTVPFIARYRKEVTGGLDDTQLRKLSERLTYLTELNDRKSTILKSIRDQEKLTPDLERQILKIETKVELEDVYAPFKPKRRTKASIAIEAGLGPLAEKLLLNPSLAPDKEALAFVSNDNGITDLNAALEGARNIIIERIAETPKVVGPVREKVWNNGELGSKLVKGKEKEGAKFSDYFDFDEPIRDMPSHRALALLRGQKEGVLKINLDVPHLPSQKHPAVGVVMREFGISNKGRPGDSWMSETAEKAWKSKLASSSANDSISRLKEKADTEAIRIFSRNARDLLLAAPAGARVVMGVDPGIRTGCKIAIVDATGKVIDTATIYPHEPRKDWQGSLTTMATLCKKHKVELVSVGNGTASRETDKLVAELSSKMPELKLTRVIVSEAGASVYSASELAAKEFPNMDVSIRGAVSIARRLQDPLAELVKIDPKAIGVGQYQHDVDQSALIRSLDAVVEDCVNSVGVDVNMASAPLLSRVSGLSETLANNIVAFRNENGPFKNRSTLKKVARMGPKAYEQAAGFLKIVDGTNPLDASAVHPEAYPLVKQIAEKTGRTISSLIGDKEFLSRLNPKDFATETFGIPTVVDIIAELEKPGRDPRPLFKTATLQDGVEEISDLNSGMKLEGTVTNVTAFGAFVDIGVHQDGLVHISQLADKFVSDPHDIVKAGDIVNVTVMEVDVQRKRIGLSMKSEPELQSNNRRS from the coding sequence ATGAAAAATTCTTCTTCAGTAAAAAATCAAACAGCGCAAATCATTGCTCGTGAACTTAAAGTTCCCGACGCCAAAGTATTAGCGGCAATTACACTAATAGAAGAAGGTTCCACTGTGCCGTTTATTGCCCGATATAGAAAAGAAGTCACAGGCGGTTTGGATGATACTCAACTTAGAAAACTATCTGAAAGATTAACCTATCTCACCGAGCTTAACGATCGAAAATCAACGATTTTAAAATCTATCCGTGATCAAGAAAAACTCACACCAGATTTAGAGCGTCAAATATTGAAGATTGAAACAAAAGTTGAGTTAGAAGACGTATATGCACCGTTTAAGCCCAAGAGGCGCACGAAAGCATCAATAGCAATAGAGGCGGGTTTAGGACCTCTGGCAGAGAAACTATTGCTCAATCCATCTCTAGCTCCAGACAAAGAAGCTCTCGCTTTTGTCTCTAACGATAATGGGATCACAGACCTGAATGCAGCATTAGAAGGTGCCAGAAATATCATTATTGAACGTATAGCTGAAACACCTAAGGTTGTTGGTCCGGTAAGAGAAAAAGTATGGAATAATGGGGAGTTAGGTTCAAAATTAGTAAAAGGGAAAGAAAAAGAAGGAGCTAAGTTTTCCGATTATTTTGATTTTGATGAACCCATTCGCGATATGCCATCACACCGTGCGTTAGCCCTGCTTCGGGGTCAAAAAGAAGGTGTGCTGAAAATCAATCTTGATGTGCCACATTTGCCAAGTCAAAAACATCCTGCCGTTGGTGTGGTCATGCGAGAATTTGGAATATCCAATAAGGGGCGTCCAGGTGATAGCTGGATGTCTGAAACAGCTGAAAAAGCGTGGAAATCCAAACTAGCATCATCAAGTGCAAATGATTCAATTTCACGCCTAAAAGAAAAAGCAGATACAGAAGCTATCAGAATATTTTCTCGAAATGCGCGAGACCTATTACTCGCAGCACCAGCGGGCGCTCGAGTGGTTATGGGGGTGGATCCGGGAATACGAACAGGATGTAAAATTGCTATTGTTGATGCAACTGGAAAAGTAATTGATACAGCAACTATCTACCCACACGAGCCGCGTAAAGATTGGCAGGGCTCGCTTACCACCATGGCTACACTTTGTAAGAAGCACAAAGTAGAACTTGTGAGCGTAGGCAATGGAACAGCAAGTCGCGAAACTGATAAACTTGTCGCAGAGTTATCAAGCAAAATGCCAGAATTGAAGTTGACTAGAGTCATTGTATCTGAAGCAGGTGCCTCTGTGTATTCTGCTTCTGAGTTAGCGGCTAAAGAGTTCCCAAATATGGATGTAAGCATTCGCGGCGCTGTCTCAATTGCTAGACGCCTACAAGATCCCTTGGCTGAATTAGTAAAAATAGACCCCAAGGCGATCGGTGTTGGTCAATATCAACATGATGTGGATCAATCAGCTTTAATTCGATCACTAGACGCCGTCGTGGAAGATTGTGTGAACTCTGTCGGTGTTGATGTTAATATGGCGTCGGCCCCGTTACTTTCTCGCGTTTCTGGTTTATCTGAAACCTTAGCTAATAATATAGTTGCTTTTAGAAATGAAAATGGTCCTTTTAAGAACCGATCAACTCTCAAAAAAGTGGCCCGTATGGGGCCTAAAGCCTATGAACAAGCAGCTGGTTTCCTGAAAATTGTTGATGGCACGAATCCCCTTGATGCTTCAGCAGTTCACCCTGAAGCATATCCTCTGGTAAAACAAATTGCTGAAAAGACGGGCCGAACAATAAGCAGCCTGATTGGGGACAAAGAATTTCTTTCCAGGTTAAACCCAAAAGATTTCGCGACTGAAACTTTCGGTATTCCCACTGTAGTAGATATTATCGCTGAACTTGAAAAACCCGGTCGTGACCCGCGACCACTTTTTAAGACTGCCACGCTACAAGATGGGGTAGAAGAAATATCAGATTTAAACTCAGGAATGAAATTGGAAGGTACCGTCACAAATGTAACAGCTTTCGGAGCCTTTGTGGATATAGGTGTACATCAGGATGGACTTGTTCATATTTCACAATTAGCCGACAAATTTGTGAGCGACCCTCACGATATCGTCAAAGCAGGTGATATCGTAAATGTGACGGTTATGGAGGTAGATGTTCAAAGAAAACGGATTGGTCTCAGCATGAAATCAGAACCGGAACTGCAATCTAATAATCGGCGATCCTAA
- a CDS encoding response regulator: protein MVIDNAQKSRARNPSILVVDDHANISKLVEAYIIKAGLSHIRIQHADCLEIACLKIESDTPDLILLDNLLPPHFDFRQSIKELDGAFSGPIILFSSEIPINIGEEDADQRLAAIISKDDISSKNFIETIQQQISI from the coding sequence ATGGTGATTGATAATGCTCAAAAGAGCCGAGCAAGAAATCCCAGCATTCTCGTCGTTGACGATCATGCCAACATCTCAAAATTGGTAGAAGCTTATATTATAAAAGCAGGTCTTAGTCATATCAGAATCCAGCATGCTGACTGCTTGGAAATTGCATGTCTGAAAATAGAATCAGATACACCTGACTTAATTTTACTAGATAATTTACTTCCACCGCATTTTGACTTTCGTCAATCAATCAAGGAATTAGATGGGGCTTTTTCAGGGCCTATCATACTGTTTTCTAGTGAAATTCCTATAAATATAGGCGAAGAGGATGCTGACCAACGCTTGGCAGCAATAATATCTAAAGATGATATTTCTAGCAAAAATTTCATAGAAACAATACAGCAACAAATTTCTATTTGA
- a CDS encoding GAF domain-containing protein codes for MVDDKNEQTRLATLAALKILDTKPEAQYDNVTALAAEMFDVPIALVSLVDENRQWFKSNCGLDGVTETARDISFCQHAIKSTNVMVVENAIEDEKYDQNPLVLGEPSIRFYAGAPLITEEGHALGTLCLIDRKPRKFSAQEQALLVRLATTIRDMIVKNTLEHEIIELAKAARKESEISRSIYDASEAVILRLEAVFNEQGIVSDFTLLGANAALELNTGQKLESLIGNKMLDLFPNIKEVGLFALYSKVVKTGKSETVEIEYTDDTISAWFRVKAEPCGVNGLTVASTPISQRKNFEATVKALKAISPLAHSDPTKYLEELLELGRRTFHATDGFVSNIQDKKYLVKAYVGEMEGLAAGVELALPDTICAAVVEEQTALSFDDLQSNETKCHPAVPQNEFASYLGAPIFVDEEFYGTISFVSDVKRSSPFPTTDLELLSIIAASIGHAIESQKAFEKYARLNDELRMVLDNVPARIWYKDNNNKILRANKAAVLSVGLNDPLEVEGVATEDLFPEIAEKYLQDDLSVIESGKPRRNIVESYAPTNGIEGWISTDKIPMIGEDGNTTILAVATDITELKLKEEQLSRLNESLSDFAFVASHDLQAPLRQSAMFSELFADELKEHEIVLPTLAAEYFDEMEDGLRRMRVMVRSLYDMFKLDSEKIKKKITDFEQIVVQARKQVNSEVEAVGANIEIGDFFQHNVNEELLVQVIQNLVVNACKYSMADQLNIKIHSQIDVINRQKCIIVEDNGVGIAEQFQKKIFEPFKRLHHGKTIEGAGIGLALCKKIMALHDGDLYVDSSFKDGAKFVMAFGY; via the coding sequence ATGGTTGATGACAAAAATGAGCAAACACGGTTAGCAACGTTAGCGGCATTGAAAATACTGGATACAAAACCAGAAGCACAATATGACAATGTGACTGCGCTTGCTGCTGAAATGTTTGACGTTCCTATTGCTCTCGTTTCGCTAGTGGACGAAAATCGCCAATGGTTTAAATCCAATTGCGGATTAGATGGTGTCACTGAAACTGCTCGTGACATCTCTTTTTGCCAACATGCGATAAAGTCTACAAATGTTATGGTTGTTGAAAACGCCATTGAAGACGAAAAATACGACCAAAATCCCCTAGTTTTAGGCGAACCCAGTATTCGTTTTTACGCTGGCGCACCGTTGATTACAGAAGAAGGGCACGCCCTTGGAACGCTTTGTCTTATCGACAGAAAACCTCGAAAATTCTCGGCACAGGAACAAGCACTCCTTGTGAGATTGGCGACAACAATCAGGGATATGATTGTTAAAAATACACTTGAGCATGAAATTATTGAACTCGCTAAAGCAGCTCGAAAAGAAAGTGAAATTTCACGTTCAATCTACGACGCTAGTGAGGCTGTGATTTTAAGGCTGGAAGCTGTTTTCAATGAGCAGGGTATTGTTTCTGACTTTACGCTACTTGGTGCAAATGCCGCATTGGAATTAAATACGGGGCAAAAATTAGAGAGCCTCATCGGAAACAAAATGTTGGATCTATTTCCCAACATTAAAGAGGTGGGGCTATTCGCACTATATTCAAAAGTTGTTAAGACGGGGAAATCAGAAACTGTAGAAATAGAATATACTGATGATACCATTAGTGCATGGTTTAGGGTCAAGGCAGAACCTTGCGGCGTAAACGGGCTGACAGTTGCATCTACACCTATTTCTCAAAGGAAGAATTTTGAAGCGACTGTTAAGGCGCTCAAAGCTATATCTCCACTTGCGCATTCAGACCCTACTAAATATTTAGAAGAATTGCTTGAGTTGGGTCGACGAACTTTTCATGCGACAGATGGGTTTGTATCAAATATTCAGGACAAAAAATATTTGGTGAAAGCATATGTTGGTGAAATGGAAGGACTAGCTGCAGGTGTTGAGCTTGCCTTGCCTGATACTATATGCGCTGCTGTTGTCGAAGAGCAAACAGCCCTGTCATTTGACGACCTTCAGTCTAACGAGACTAAATGTCATCCGGCTGTTCCTCAAAATGAATTTGCTAGTTACTTAGGCGCTCCAATTTTTGTGGATGAAGAATTCTACGGAACAATTAGCTTCGTAAGTGACGTAAAACGGAGTTCGCCTTTTCCAACGACGGACCTTGAGTTGTTGAGCATTATTGCTGCAAGTATTGGGCATGCAATTGAATCACAAAAAGCGTTTGAAAAATATGCACGTTTGAACGATGAGTTGAGAATGGTGCTGGATAACGTACCGGCGCGGATTTGGTATAAAGATAATAACAACAAAATTCTAAGAGCTAATAAAGCAGCTGTTCTCTCAGTAGGTTTGAATGACCCATTAGAGGTTGAGGGCGTTGCTACTGAAGATTTGTTTCCAGAGATTGCCGAGAAATACCTTCAAGACGATTTAAGTGTCATAGAAAGTGGTAAACCACGCAGAAATATCGTGGAATCTTACGCGCCTACGAACGGTATAGAGGGATGGATATCTACAGATAAGATTCCAATGATTGGTGAGGATGGGAATACAACTATTCTGGCAGTAGCAACTGATATAACGGAATTAAAGCTGAAAGAAGAACAATTATCTAGGCTTAATGAAAGTCTGTCAGATTTCGCGTTTGTGGCTTCACATGATTTGCAAGCACCCCTTCGTCAATCTGCAATGTTCTCTGAACTATTTGCCGATGAATTGAAAGAGCATGAAATCGTTTTACCGACTTTGGCGGCAGAGTATTTCGATGAAATGGAAGATGGATTACGGCGAATGAGAGTTATGGTTCGCAGTTTGTATGACATGTTTAAGTTGGACAGTGAAAAAATAAAAAAGAAGATCACTGATTTCGAACAAATCGTTGTTCAAGCTCGAAAGCAAGTAAATTCGGAAGTTGAAGCCGTTGGTGCAAATATTGAAATCGGTGATTTTTTCCAACACAATGTAAATGAAGAATTACTCGTTCAAGTTATTCAAAACCTTGTTGTCAATGCCTGTAAATATTCTATGGCTGACCAATTGAACATTAAAATTCATTCTCAAATAGATGTTATAAATCGACAAAAATGCATAATCGTTGAAGACAATGGTGTAGGAATAGCTGAGCAATTTCAGAAAAAAATATTTGAACCTTTTAAACGCCTTCATCATGGTAAAACTATTGAAGGTGCAGGAATTGGTTTAGCGTTGTGTAAAAAGATTATGGCTTTGCATGATGGTGATTTGTACGTAGACTCTAGCTTTAAAGATGGTGCCAAATTTGTGATGGCATTTGGTTATTAG